A single window of Penaeus vannamei isolate JL-2024 chromosome 24, ASM4276789v1, whole genome shotgun sequence DNA harbors:
- the LOC113816016 gene encoding protein croquemort, whose amino-acid sequence MSGEEVTGSGLETDNGIAAAAGEPHYSPQDEGGAAEDPAAMGRCGGMSGCRVAAVVVAVLVACLGVAMLAGGYNAIFNAALKSQLEIKEGSRSYEIWRKTPFPLILKVYLFNITNAEAFEKGAKPDVQECGPYVWREYREKKNITFNPNNTVTYFQQRYWVWDEELSGNNSRDDVIVTLNTVPVAAAWAVHTSEFLLGMLNGMFNSVKEKAVVTTTAEQILFTGYEDPVLDWLKEHPSFASGISYDKFAWFYGRNLTTYYDGLFNMKTGVDTLENLGKIDWWNKTRSTPFFSPPCNNVTGSAGEMFPPNQKPNHVVIYSSDLCMSVKLHYKENVTNDGIKGYRFWGSNTTFANGSVVPGNECYCVKGTCAPTGLLNAESCRMGAPAFISFPHFFNADPYLLNMVNGLKPEEEKHAFYMDLIPELGTPMNVAARVQINIRIQPYQGTGKFHFNRIDILKDLPNAYLPMLWFEEKAAMPPDMAPSVKFLLFLMNTPTLTIVWSLLVAIGVIVVVGLLLDHWRRHRSYDPLLDPLM is encoded by the exons aCGGCATTGCAGCGGCCGCCGGAGAACCCCACTACTCCCCGCAGGACGAAGGAGGAGCAGCCGAAGACCCTGCCGCGATGGGCCGATGTGGAGGGATGTCCGGGTGCAgagtggcggcggtggtggtggcggtccTCGTGGCGTGTCTGGGCGTGGCGATGCTGGCCGGGGGGTACAACGCCATCTTCAACGCCGCGCTCAAGTCG CAACTAGAAATCAAGGAAGGTTCCAGATCATACGAAATCTGGAGAAAGACGCCATTCCCTCTCATCCTGAAGGTGTATCTCTTCAACATCACAAACGCCGAGGCTTTTGAGAAGGGAGCCAAGCCCGATGTTCAGGAATGTGGACCTTATGTGTGGAG AGAATACCGTGAAAAGAAGAACATCACCTTCAACCCCAACAACACAGTCACCTATTTCCAGCAGAGGTATTGGGTTTGGGATGAGGAACTATCTGGCAATAATTCACGAGACGATGTCATTGTCACTCTCAACACCGTCCCAGTG GCAGCAGCATGGGCTGTGCACACCAGTGAATTTCTCCTTGGTATGTTGAATGGCATGTTTAATAGTGTCAAGGAAAAAGCTGTAGTCACCACCACGGCTGAACAGATCCTTTTTACGGGTTATGAG GATCCCGTGCTGGATTGGCTGAAAGAACACCCGTCATTTGCAAGTGGTATCAGCTACGATAAATTTGCTTGGTTTTATGGT CGTAATTTGACAACATACTACGATGGATTATTCAACATGAAAACTGGAGTAGACACACTTGAAAACTTAG GCAAGATTGACTGGTGGAACAAGACACGATCGAcgccattcttctctcctccttgcaACAATGTCACTGGCTCAGCTGGTGAGATGTTCCCACCTAACCAGAAACCAAACCATGTTGTTATCTACAGTTCTGACCTTTGCAT GAGTGTGAAGCTACATTACAAAGAGAATGTAACCAATGATGGAATAAAAGGCTACAGGTTCTGGGGTAGTAATACCACCTTTGCAAATGGCTCTGTCGTTCCTGGCAATGAGTGCTACTGTGTCAAGGGTACTTGCGCTCCAACAG GGTTGTTAAATGCTGAGTCTTGTAGGATGGGTGCTCCTGCGTTCATCTCATTCCCGCACTTCTTTAATGCTGATCCATACCTCCTAAACATGGTCAATGGTCTAAagccagaggaagagaaacaTGCTTTCTACATGGATCTTATTCcg GAACTGGGAACCCCAATGAATGTGGCAGCAAGAGTGCAGATCAACATCCGCATCCAGCCATACCAAGGAACAGGAAAGTTCCATTTCAACCGCATTGA CATCCTGAAGGACCTGCCAAATGCTTACTTGCCCATGCTTTGGTTCGAGGAGAAGGCCGCAATGCCCCCAGATATGGCTCCTTCAGTCAAATTTCTGCTCTTCCTCATGAACACTCCAACACTAACCATTGTATGGTCTCTGTTAGTGGCTATTGGGGTCATTGTAGTAGTTGGCCTTCTGCTGGACCACTGGCGACGACATCGGTCGTATGATCCACTCCTTGATCCTTTAATGTAG